The Megasphaera stantonii genome includes a window with the following:
- a CDS encoding glycosyltransferase family 2 protein, whose amino-acid sequence MNRVAAVIVTYNRISLLKECIKNLLMQTVSCDILIVDNNSNDGTQQYIEDAYENFEQVLYRNMGSNLGGAGGFNYGMRWAVEKGYSFVWVMDDDCIPKKDALQHFLEFEKKNTNAYGYLSSKVLWKDHSICKMNVQRKTMYRAVHDFESDYVPIVMASFVSLFIPAKIIKEVGLPIKEFFIWTDDWEFTRRISLKYKCYLLNNSVVMHKSINNVGASIVYAPTNQLFRFNYLYRNDIYLYRREGFNGWIYEGIRLLFHIIRVLIFSKDSKAKRIKAIIYNSFRGILFKPFVEKVNKDDSVNGG is encoded by the coding sequence ATGAATCGGGTTGCAGCTGTTATCGTAACATATAATAGAATTTCCCTGTTAAAAGAATGTATAAAAAATCTACTTATGCAGACTGTCTCTTGTGATATTTTAATCGTAGATAATAATTCTAATGATGGTACGCAACAATATATTGAAGATGCATATGAGAATTTTGAACAAGTGTTGTATAGAAATATGGGTAGCAATCTTGGTGGTGCTGGCGGATTTAATTATGGAATGAGGTGGGCTGTTGAAAAGGGATATAGTTTTGTATGGGTGATGGATGATGACTGTATTCCTAAAAAAGATGCACTTCAGCATTTTCTTGAATTTGAAAAAAAAAATACGAATGCATATGGATATCTGTCGAGTAAAGTTTTATGGAAAGATCATTCGATTTGTAAAATGAATGTTCAACGAAAAACAATGTACAGAGCTGTGCACGATTTTGAGAGTGATTATGTTCCAATTGTAATGGCATCTTTTGTTTCTCTTTTTATACCAGCGAAAATTATAAAAGAGGTTGGATTACCTATTAAAGAATTTTTTATTTGGACTGATGACTGGGAATTTACTAGAAGAATTTCTTTAAAATATAAGTGTTATTTATTGAATAATAGTGTTGTAATGCATAAATCAATAAATAATGTGGGGGCCAGTATTGTGTATGCTCCTACAAATCAATTATTTAGGTTTAATTATCTTTATAGAAATGATATTTATTTATATAGAAGAGAAGGCTTTAATGGTTGGATATATGAAGGTATTAGATTACTGTTTCATATAATTAGAGTTTTGATTTTCTCGAAAGATAGCAAAGCTAAGAGAATAAAAGCTATTATTTACAATTCATTTAGAGGAATACTGTTTAAGCCATTCGTTGAAAAAGTAAATAAAGATGACAGTGTCAATGGAGGATGA